Proteins encoded in a region of the Desulforamulus hydrothermalis Lam5 = DSM 18033 genome:
- a CDS encoding TetR/AcrR family transcriptional regulator: protein MKVSTRQIQKINTRKKIIETAYIVFSEKGFSVPSSIIAKEAGVSHGSIFAHFPTMNDLLISLLSDFGDKMGASLHVLAKKCDSVENLLKEHLKVLKEYETIYSRLISEKNRLPNEAKNTFAIIQSTVAFHFSSVIEREIEKGMVKKLPVHMLFNIWLGLVHYYLLNKDFFSDSNESVIKRYGSELLSTYLNLIKNERKVYE, encoded by the coding sequence ATGAAAGTTTCTACACGACAGATTCAAAAAATAAATACTCGTAAAAAAATCATTGAAACTGCTTACATAGTTTTCTCAGAAAAAGGTTTTTCTGTTCCGTCAAGCATTATCGCAAAAGAGGCAGGGGTCTCACACGGTTCAATATTTGCCCATTTTCCAACAATGAATGATCTACTAATTAGTTTGCTGTCAGACTTTGGAGATAAAATGGGTGCAAGCCTGCATGTACTTGCAAAAAAATGTGACAGTGTAGAGAATCTATTAAAAGAACATTTGAAGGTCTTGAAAGAATACGAAACAATTTATTCCAGATTAATTTCAGAAAAAAACAGATTACCTAATGAAGCAAAAAACACTTTTGCAATTATTCAATCTACTGTAGCCTTTCATTTCAGCAGTGTCATTGAACGCGAGATAGAAAAAGGAATGGTTAAAAAGCTCCCTGTACATATGCTGTTTAATATATGGCTAGGACTGGTTCACTATTATCTACTGAACAAAGATTTTTTCTCAGATTCTAATGAGTCAGTTATTAAAAGGTACGGTTCGGAATTACTATCTACATATTTAAATTTAATTAAAAACGAAAGGAAGGTATATGAATGA